In Carassius gibelio isolate Cgi1373 ecotype wild population from Czech Republic chromosome B4, carGib1.2-hapl.c, whole genome shotgun sequence, one DNA window encodes the following:
- the tulp3 gene encoding tubby-related protein 3 isoform X1 gives MSYYSRASSSSSFASSAMTSTLEDDSLNLRQQKLEKQRALLEQKQRRKRQEPLMVQPNSEGRPRRSRPRRSEEQAPLVETHLSTASDIILDGIDGPAALLGSEAPDLCSKIQVQSISPPQETSPPAADEPETDADTHTLLEPKPDIHTLLQRSGLSGSMNYDEASEEDDDEAEERSRSLSPNTESTRPASASSSKSTTECVLLGSPSAEGSSIEVDNLEEFVLRPAPRGVTVKCRISRDKKGMDRGLYPTYYMHLEREDGKKVFLLAGRKRKKSKTSNYLISVDATDLSREGESFIGKLRSNLMGTKFTVYDNGTNPTKTPGALLEETNTRQELAAICYETNVLGFKGPRKMTVIIPGMNMNFERVPVRPACEQESLLSKWQNHSLENLIELHNKAPVWNDDTQSYVLNFHGRVTQASVKNFQIVHDNDPDYIVMQFGRVAEDIFTLDFNYPMCALQAFAIGLSSFDSKLACE, from the exons ATGAGTTACTACAGCAG AGCCTCCAGTTCTTCCAGCTTCGCGTCCAGCGCCATGACCAG TACGCTGGAGGACGACAGTCTGAACCTCAGACAGCAGAAACTGGAGAAACAG AGGGCGCTGCTGGAGCAGAAGCAGCGTCGAAAGCGTCAGGAACCGCTGATGGTCCAGCCGAACTCAGAGGGACGTCCCCGGCGCTCGCGTCCCCGCCGAAGTGAAGAACAAGCCCCGCTCGTGGAGACACACCTCAGCACCGCCAGTGACATCATCCTAGACG gcatcGACGGCCCCGCGGCTCTGCTGGGGTCAGAAGCTCCAGATCTGTGCAGTAAGATCCAGGTTCAGTCGATCAGTCCACCGCAGGAGACCTCGCCGCCCGCCGCAGacgagccagagacagacgcagacacacacacactgctggagcCCAAACCTGACATACACACACTGCTGCAGAGGAGCG GACTGTCCGGCAGCATGAACTACGACGAGGCCAGCGAGGAAGACGATGATGAAGCTGAGGAGCGAAGCCGATCGCTGTCGCCGAACACAGAGAGCACTCGTCCTGCGTCGGCCTCCAGCAGCAAATCCACCacg GAGTGTGTCCTGCTGGGTTCTCCGTCGGCTGAGGGCTCCTCCATTGAGGTGGATAATCTGGAGGAGTTTGTGCTCCGTCCGGCTCCGAGGGGGGTCACCGTCAAGTGCCGCATCTCACGAGACAAGAAGGGCATGGATCGCGGTCTCTATCCCACGTATTATATGCATCTGGAGAGAGAAGACGGCAAGAAG gtgttcTTACTGGCTGGACGCAAGAGGAAAAAGAGCAAAACATCCAACTATCTGATCTCTGTGGACGCCACAGATCTGTCCCGTGAGGGCGAGAGCTTCATAGGAAAACTGAG GTCGAATCTGATGGGAACCAAGTTTACGGTGTACGATAACGGCACGAATCCCACGAAAACCCCCGGGGCGCTGCTGGAGGAGACCAACACTCGGCAGGAGCTCGCCGCCATCTGCTAC gagaCCAATGTTCTGGGCTTCAAAGGGCCACGGAAGATGACCGTCATCATTCCTGGGATGAACATGAACTTCGAGCGTGTTCCGGTTCGTCCGGCGTGT gaGCAGGAGTCTCTGCTGAGTAAATGGCAGAATCACTCGCTGGAGAATCTGATCGAGCTGCACAATAAAGCGCCGGTGTGGAACGACGACACACAGTCTTACGTGCTCAACTTCCACGGCAGAGTCACGCAGGCCTCCGTCAAGAACTTCCAGATCGTGCACGATAACGACC CTGACTACATCGTGATGCAGTTTGGTCGTGTGGCGGAGGACATCTTCACTCTGGACTTTAACTACCCCATGTGTGCCCTGCAGGCCTTTGCTATCGGCCTGTCCAGCTTCGACAGCAAACTGGCCTGCGAGTga
- the tulp3 gene encoding tubby-related protein 3 isoform X2 has protein sequence MILASVRQLLHLSRALLEQKQRRKRQEPLMVQPNSEGRPRRSRPRRSEEQAPLVETHLSTASDIILDGIDGPAALLGSEAPDLCSKIQVQSISPPQETSPPAADEPETDADTHTLLEPKPDIHTLLQRSGLSGSMNYDEASEEDDDEAEERSRSLSPNTESTRPASASSSKSTTECVLLGSPSAEGSSIEVDNLEEFVLRPAPRGVTVKCRISRDKKGMDRGLYPTYYMHLEREDGKKVFLLAGRKRKKSKTSNYLISVDATDLSREGESFIGKLRSNLMGTKFTVYDNGTNPTKTPGALLEETNTRQELAAICYETNVLGFKGPRKMTVIIPGMNMNFERVPVRPACEQESLLSKWQNHSLENLIELHNKAPVWNDDTQSYVLNFHGRVTQASVKNFQIVHDNDPDYIVMQFGRVAEDIFTLDFNYPMCALQAFAIGLSSFDSKLACE, from the exons ATGATTCTAGCGAGTGTGCGTCAACTTCTTCATCTTTCT AGGGCGCTGCTGGAGCAGAAGCAGCGTCGAAAGCGTCAGGAACCGCTGATGGTCCAGCCGAACTCAGAGGGACGTCCCCGGCGCTCGCGTCCCCGCCGAAGTGAAGAACAAGCCCCGCTCGTGGAGACACACCTCAGCACCGCCAGTGACATCATCCTAGACG gcatcGACGGCCCCGCGGCTCTGCTGGGGTCAGAAGCTCCAGATCTGTGCAGTAAGATCCAGGTTCAGTCGATCAGTCCACCGCAGGAGACCTCGCCGCCCGCCGCAGacgagccagagacagacgcagacacacacacactgctggagcCCAAACCTGACATACACACACTGCTGCAGAGGAGCG GACTGTCCGGCAGCATGAACTACGACGAGGCCAGCGAGGAAGACGATGATGAAGCTGAGGAGCGAAGCCGATCGCTGTCGCCGAACACAGAGAGCACTCGTCCTGCGTCGGCCTCCAGCAGCAAATCCACCacg GAGTGTGTCCTGCTGGGTTCTCCGTCGGCTGAGGGCTCCTCCATTGAGGTGGATAATCTGGAGGAGTTTGTGCTCCGTCCGGCTCCGAGGGGGGTCACCGTCAAGTGCCGCATCTCACGAGACAAGAAGGGCATGGATCGCGGTCTCTATCCCACGTATTATATGCATCTGGAGAGAGAAGACGGCAAGAAG gtgttcTTACTGGCTGGACGCAAGAGGAAAAAGAGCAAAACATCCAACTATCTGATCTCTGTGGACGCCACAGATCTGTCCCGTGAGGGCGAGAGCTTCATAGGAAAACTGAG GTCGAATCTGATGGGAACCAAGTTTACGGTGTACGATAACGGCACGAATCCCACGAAAACCCCCGGGGCGCTGCTGGAGGAGACCAACACTCGGCAGGAGCTCGCCGCCATCTGCTAC gagaCCAATGTTCTGGGCTTCAAAGGGCCACGGAAGATGACCGTCATCATTCCTGGGATGAACATGAACTTCGAGCGTGTTCCGGTTCGTCCGGCGTGT gaGCAGGAGTCTCTGCTGAGTAAATGGCAGAATCACTCGCTGGAGAATCTGATCGAGCTGCACAATAAAGCGCCGGTGTGGAACGACGACACACAGTCTTACGTGCTCAACTTCCACGGCAGAGTCACGCAGGCCTCCGTCAAGAACTTCCAGATCGTGCACGATAACGACC CTGACTACATCGTGATGCAGTTTGGTCGTGTGGCGGAGGACATCTTCACTCTGGACTTTAACTACCCCATGTGTGCCCTGCAGGCCTTTGCTATCGGCCTGTCCAGCTTCGACAGCAAACTGGCCTGCGAGTga
- the LOC127956491 gene encoding zinc-binding protein A33 isoform X1 gives MADALSFLEEDLTCIICCEVFTDPVTLKCSHSLCEKCLQRFWTTQDVPRCPVCRKECSHDEPTKSLAFRALCETFKKRKPSAVSGDVCPEHKEELKLFCFKDQQPICLVCYTSKKHENHKCSPVDEAAGNLKEDLKTQMDRLQEALADLKKARESCVKQAELLEEHARMDENQIKKEFEKLHQFLRDEEEKHIRSLRKEIQLLDENLKARMEELSKQISDMCENMAGVWQDMEEENITFLQNYNDTVKRLQHPSVPHTTPELQEYQHYPVQTVIFTTWARMQNLVEQPPVTLDPDTASSKLLVSEDRTSVEYLEIKMIMCDNPERLHVGVLASQGFSSGVHCWDVEVRDNDHWTLGVVGETVNRKRLYKMDPKSRFWCFRYVNGTYKKGSKPLSDIDSNECPDVIRLQLDFDEGELRFIDPFRNRVLCTYTGGFPEKVFPYFCSGDVETPLTVFPANRQKTVNTN, from the exons ATGGCAGACGCTCTGTCCTTCCTGGAAGAGGACTTGACATGCATCATCTGTTGTGAGGTCTTCACCGATCCGGTCACGCTGAAGTGTAGCCACAGTTTGTGTGAGAAATGTCTCCAGCGTTTCTGGACGACTCAGGACGTGCCGCGGTGTCCAGTCTGTCGGAAGGAATGCTCTCACGACGAACCCACCAAGAGCCTGGCGTTCAGAGCACTCTGTGAGACCTTCAAGAAGAGGAAACCCTCCGCTGTTTCAGGAGACGTTTGTCCAGAACATAAAGAGGAACTCAAACTCTTCTGCTTTAAGGACCAGCAGCCCATCTGTTTGGTCTGTTACACGTCAAAGAAGCATGAAAATCACAAGTGTTCTCCTGTCGACGAGGCCGCTGGGAATTTAAAg GAGGATCTCAAGACTCAAATGGACAGACTTCAGGAGGCACTCGCAGACCTCAAGAAAGCCCGTGAGAGCTGTGTGAAACAGGCTGAGCTCCTAGAG GAACACGCTAGAATGGATGAAAACCAGATCAAGAAGGAATTTGAGAAGCTCCATCAGTTTCTTCGAGACGAGGAGGAGAAACACATCAGATCCTTGCGTAAAGAAATTCAACTTCTAGATGAGAATCTCAAGGCCAGAATGGAGGAGTTGTCCAAACAGATATCAGATATGTGTGAGAATATGGCAGGCGTCTGGCAGGACATGGAAGAAGAAAACATCACATTTCTCCAG AATTACAATGATACAGTAAAAAG ACTCCAACACCCATCAGTACCACACACAACCCCTGAACTACAGGAGTATCAACACTATCCCGTTCAGACTGTGATCTTCACCACCTGGGCCAGGATGCAGAACCTTGTGGAACAGC CTCCTGTGACTCTGGATCCAGACACAGCCTCCAGTAAACTGCTGGTGTCAGAGGATCGCACCAGTGTTGAgtatttagaaattaaaatgattatgtgTGATAACCCAGAGAGGCTGCATGTGGGAGTGCTGGCGTCGCAGGGCTTCAGCTCAGGTGTGCACTGCTGGGACGTCGAGGTAAGAGACAATGACCACTGGACTCTGGGAGTAGTTGGGGAAACAGTGAACCGCAAAAGACTTTATAAAATGGACCCGAAGAGTCGTTTTTGGTGTTTTCGTTACGTGAATGGTACATACAAGAAAGGAAGTAAACCTCTCAGTGATATTGATAGCAATGAATGTCCAGATGTCATCCGACTGCAGCTGGACTTTGATGAAGGAGAGCTGAGATTCATCGACCCCTTCAGAAACAGGGTTTTGTGCACCTACACCGGTGGATTTCCAGAGAAGGTGTTCCCATATTTCTGTAGCGGAGATGTGGAGACACCACTTACTGTTTTCCCGGCAAATAGACAAAAAACTGTAAATAccaactaa
- the LOC127956491 gene encoding zinc-binding protein A33 isoform X3 gives MAEALSCFEEDFTCIICCEVFTDPVTLKCSHSLCEKCLQRFWTTQDVPRCPVCRKECSHDEPTKSLAFRALCETFKKRKPSAVSGDVCPEHKEELKLFCFKDQQPICLVCYTSKKHENHKCSPVDEAAGNLKEDLKTQMDRLQEALADLKKARESCVKQAELLEEHARMDENQIKKEFEKLHQFLRDEEEKHIRSLRKEIQLLDENLKARMEELSKQISDMCENMAGVWQDMEEENITFLQNYNDTVKRLQHPSVPHTTPELQEYQHYPVQTVIFTTWARMQNLVEQPPVTLDPDTASSKLLVSEDRTSVEYLEIKMIMCDNPERLHVGVLASQGFSSGVHCWDVEVRDNDHWTLGVVGETVNRKRLYKMDPKSRFWCFRYVNGTYKKGSKPLSDIDSNECPDVIRLQLDFDEGELRFIDPFRNRVLCTYTGGFPEKVFPYFCSGDVETPLTVFPANRQKTVNTN, from the exons GTCTTCACCGATCCGGTCACGCTGAAGTGTAGCCACAGTTTGTGTGAGAAATGTCTCCAGCGTTTCTGGACGACTCAGGACGTGCCGCGGTGTCCAGTCTGTCGGAAGGAATGCTCTCACGACGAACCCACCAAGAGCCTGGCGTTCAGAGCACTCTGTGAGACCTTCAAGAAGAGGAAACCCTCCGCTGTTTCAGGAGACGTTTGTCCAGAACATAAAGAGGAACTCAAACTCTTCTGCTTTAAGGACCAGCAGCCCATCTGTTTGGTCTGTTACACGTCAAAGAAGCATGAAAATCACAAGTGTTCTCCTGTCGACGAGGCCGCTGGGAATTTAAAg GAGGATCTCAAGACTCAAATGGACAGACTTCAGGAGGCACTCGCAGACCTCAAGAAAGCCCGTGAGAGCTGTGTGAAACAGGCTGAGCTCCTAGAG GAACACGCTAGAATGGATGAAAACCAGATCAAGAAGGAATTTGAGAAGCTCCATCAGTTTCTTCGAGACGAGGAGGAGAAACACATCAGATCCTTGCGTAAAGAAATTCAACTTCTAGATGAGAATCTCAAGGCCAGAATGGAGGAGTTGTCCAAACAGATATCAGATATGTGTGAGAATATGGCAGGCGTCTGGCAGGACATGGAAGAAGAAAACATCACATTTCTCCAG AATTACAATGATACAGTAAAAAG ACTCCAACACCCATCAGTACCACACACAACCCCTGAACTACAGGAGTATCAACACTATCCCGTTCAGACTGTGATCTTCACCACCTGGGCCAGGATGCAGAACCTTGTGGAACAGC CTCCTGTGACTCTGGATCCAGACACAGCCTCCAGTAAACTGCTGGTGTCAGAGGATCGCACCAGTGTTGAgtatttagaaattaaaatgattatgtgTGATAACCCAGAGAGGCTGCATGTGGGAGTGCTGGCGTCGCAGGGCTTCAGCTCAGGTGTGCACTGCTGGGACGTCGAGGTAAGAGACAATGACCACTGGACTCTGGGAGTAGTTGGGGAAACAGTGAACCGCAAAAGACTTTATAAAATGGACCCGAAGAGTCGTTTTTGGTGTTTTCGTTACGTGAATGGTACATACAAGAAAGGAAGTAAACCTCTCAGTGATATTGATAGCAATGAATGTCCAGATGTCATCCGACTGCAGCTGGACTTTGATGAAGGAGAGCTGAGATTCATCGACCCCTTCAGAAACAGGGTTTTGTGCACCTACACCGGTGGATTTCCAGAGAAGGTGTTCCCATATTTCTGTAGCGGAGATGTGGAGACACCACTTACTGTTTTCCCGGCAAATAGACAAAAAACTGTAAATAccaactaa